The Streptomyces sp. NBC_00236 DNA window TCCTTCCACGTCGAAGACGTGTCGGGCCGCTACGCACTGGGTCGGGGCAGTCGTGCTGACGGCAGTCACGCCGGTTTCGTCACCGTCGATCTGGACACGGGGACGCTGCTGGCAAGCATGCCTTTCAGCGGCGAGTACGCCGATCTGTACGGAGACCGGGTGTGGGGTGCGGGGGCCGTGGCGGGCACGGTGGTCAGTCGTGACGCACGGACCGGCACGGTGAAGGAGACCGTGGACCTCGGCTCCGGGTGCAAGGCGGAAGACATCAAGGTGACCTCGCACTGGCTCAGTTGGGACTGTGCCGGACTCCCCGCCAGGGGTGGCGTCTTCGATCTCGAGAAGAAGACCAATCTGACGCATCTCGATCCGGTGTCCGTGCTCGGTGACGGTTTCGTCGGGTGGCGCAACGGGGACGACGTGCGTATCACTGATGTTCGCGGCGCGACCCCCGTACCGGTGCACACCTACTCGATGGCCGGCGACGGCGAGCGTGAGCAGCAGTACGCCATCGACACCGGCACCGGACGTATCGCGTATCAGCGCGAGGCCGATGGGGATATCACGGTCGCGGACCTGGGCATCCCCGCGTCCCCGATGGCCCGCATCGATTCCGACGTACCGGCATCGGCCACGGTGCGGGGCGGAGTCCCCTCCTGGGCGGCGCGCTGGTGGTTGTCGAAGCCCGCGGCGTCCTGGCAGCTGACGTTGAAGAGCAGGGCCACGGGCGCCACCGTCCGGACTCTCGTGGGTGGAGAAGCGCGTGGCTCGGTGAAGGCGGTGTGGGACGGCAAGGACGCGGCGGGGCGGTTCGTCGCCAACGGAGCGTATGACTGGAGGCTGTCGGCGAAGCCGGCCGATGGACAGGGTGCTGACCTCACGGCTTCGGGATCGGTGAAGCTGTCGGGCAGCGCGGCCGTTCTTCGCGACTTCGTCGGAAACGACGGCTTCGGTGACCTGCTGGCGTTCACCTCGGCAGGCGTGGCCGACTTCCGCGGCGGCACGGGCGACGGAACCGGCGCGGTGCATGCGAAGGTGTCGGGCTCGGGCTGGACGGGTGCGAACACCGTGACGGCGGCGGTGCCGTTCGGCGATGTGAACGGCGACCGGTGCAATGACGTGCTGGTGCGGGTGAAGAGTGGTGAGTTGCGGGCGTACAAGCCGTCGTGCGGCGGGGCGTTGAAGCCGACGACCGCGTTCACGAAGATCGGCCTGGGCTGGAACATCTACGACGCCCTCACCTCGCCGGGTGACCTGACCGGGGACGGCAGGGCGGACGTGATCGCCCGTGAGACGTCGACCGGATACCTGTACCTGTACGAGCAGACGAGCGCCGGTGCGTTCAAGGCGCGCGTCAAGATCGGTACGGGCTGGAAGGGCTACCTGCTGGCCGGTGCCGGTGACCTGAACGGTGACGGCAGGGGTGACCTGCTGGCCCGGGACGCGGCCGGGGTGTTGTGGCGGTACGCCGGGACCGGCAAGGGCACGCTGGCGGCCCGGGTGAAGGTCGGCGGGGGCTGGCAGGTCTACAACTCGCTCGTCGGAGTCGGTGACGTGAGTGGTGACGGCAAGGCCGATCTCCTCGCCCGTGACACGGCCGGCGTGCTGTGGTCCTACCGGGGCGACGGCAAGGGGCTGTTCGGCTACCGCGCGAAGGTCGGCGGCGGCTGGCAGATGTACTCCAGGCTCTACTGACGCAGGCGCGGTCCGCCTCTTCCCAAGAGGACGCGACGCGCTCGGCCGTCATACCGGTCCGCGTCCGACGCATGTCGTGCCCCCGGCGAGGGAATCGCTGGGGGCATGACAATCAACCCACCTGGAGCGCCTTCCGAACAACCGTCCCCAACTACCCCGCAGAGCCTTTCGAAGCCCGGGGCCGCCACAACGTCCCCGCCCCCCGGCTCCGACGAGGCGCGGCTGGCCGAGCTCGGCTATACGCAGGTGCTCGCCCGCCGGATGTCCGCCTTCTCCAACTACGCGGTCTCGTTCACGATCATCTCGGTCCTCTCCGGCTGCCTCACGCTCTACCTGTTCGGCATGAACACCGGTGGCCCGGTCCTGATCACCTGGGGCTGGGTCGGCGTCGGGCTGATGACGCTGTTCGTCGGTCTGGCGATGGCCGAGATCTGCTCGGCGTACCCGACCTCCGCCGGCCTGTACTTCTGGGCCCACCGGCTGGCCCCACCCCGCTCGGCGGCTGCGTGGGCGTGGTTCACCGGGTGGTTCAACGTGCTGGGCCAGGTCGCCGTGACCGCCGGGATCGACTTCGGGGCGGCGTCGTTCCTCGGCGCCTACCTGAACCTCCAGTTCGACTTCGAGGTCACCCCCGGCCGCACGATCCTCCTCTTCGCCGCGATCCTGCTGCTGCACGGCCTGCTGAACACCTTCGGCGTGCGCATCGTCGCGATCCTCAACAGCGTCAGCGTCTGGTGGCACGTGCTCGGAGTCGCCGTGATCGTCGGCGCGCTGACGTTCGTACCCGACTCGCACCAGTCTGCGTCGTTCGTCTTCACCGAGTTCGTGAACAACACCGGCTGGGGCAGCGGCTTCTACGTGGTGATGATCGGGCTGCTGATGGCTCAGTACACCTTCACCGGCTATGACGCCTCCGCCCACATGACCGAGGAGACGCACGACGCCGCGACCGCCGGCCCGCGCGGCATCGTCCAGTCCATCTGGACCTCCTGGATCGCGGGCTTCGTCCTCCTCCTCGGCTTCACCTTCGCCATCCAGTCGTACGACGGAGCCCTGGCCTCCCCGACCGGCGCCCCGCCCGCCCAGATCCTCCTCGACGCCCTGGGGGCCACCACGGGCAAGCTCCTGCTCCTCGTGGTGATCGGGGCCCAGCTCTTCTGCGGCATGGCGTCCGTGACCGCGAACAGCCGGATGATCTACGCGTTCTCACGGGACGGCGCCCTGCCGTTCTCCCGCGTCTGGCACACGGTCAGCCCCCGCACCCGCACCCCCGTGGCCGCGGTCTGGCTGGCCGCCTCCGGCGCTCTGGTCCTGGGCCTTCCGTACCTGATCAACGTCACGGCGTACGCGGCCGTCACCTCCATCGCGGTGATCGGCCTCTACATCGCCTACGTCATCCCGACGCTGCTCCGCCTCCTGCGCGGCGACGACTTCCGCCCCGGCCCCTGGCACCTCGGGCGATGGTCCCGGCCCATCGGCATCGTCGCGGTGGTGTGGGTGGCGGTGATCACCGTGCTCTTCATGCTGCCCCAGGTCTCGCCCGTCACGTGGGAGACCTTCAACTACGCCCCGGTCGCCGTCCTGGTGGTCCTCGGTTTCGCCGCCACGTGGTGGTTCGCCTCGGCCCGCCACTGGTTCCTCAATCCGGATCACAAACGCACGATCGCCCGCGGCAACGCCCGCTGACGGCGGCCGCTCCCACGACGACGGGGCCCGGCAACCGATACCCGATCGGCGGCCGGGCCACGGCGGGCTATGCTCGGGGGTGATTCGCCGAGGGCCGTTAGCTCAATTGGTCAGAGCAGCGGACTTTTAATCCGTTGGTTGTGGGTTCGAGTCCCACACGGCCTACGCGATGCAGGGTTGGGGAAAACCCACCGACCTGCTGCTTAGCGCCTCGACCGGTTGCGTCCGGTCGGGGCGCTTCGTCGTTTCCGCCGGCCCGGCCGGTCAGAGCACCCAGGCGGGGCTCGGCCATGGCCACCACCCGGGAACCGGCAGCAGGGGCTCCTCGTCGGCATAACGGTCACTCCACCGCCGGAACCTCTCACGGGCCGACCGGTCGGGACAGCCGGCGTCGAATTCGGGCACGGTGACCACCCTGTCGCGGTGGTCTTGCTGCGGCCCGTTGTCCCGGCGCTGAGGCTTGCTGTCCCGGCCTGTCGCGGACCCGCCGAGGGTGCACCGGTCCGGGAACCGGTGCGCCCAGGGTTCTGGCACAGGCGGTCGTCATGTGCGGGCCTGTGGGCGACGGCGCCGGCATCCGGAAGCCGCCCAACCGGATGGGGGAGTTGACGTACGAGCCGCATCCCCCGGGCTACCGTGGTGGGGCAACACGGCGCTGAGGGAGCTGTATTGACACGGGTCGCGGTAGTCGGTGGCGGGATCGGCGGTCTGGCCGTCGCGCTATTCCTGGGCCGCCGGGGGCATGCGGTCACCGTGCTGGAGCGGGACGGACGCCGGCCGGGACACGATCTCGACGCGGACTTCTTCGACTGGCGGCGCCCCGGGGTGCCCCAGGCCGTCCAGCCCCACGGGCTGCTGGCACCGGTCCGTACCGTGCTGCGCGAGGAGGCCCCCGATGTGTACGACGCGATGCTCCGGATGGGGGCGGGCGAACGCAACGAGCTGGAGTGGTTCGCCGAGCGCCCGTCCGCACGCCCGGGGGACGAGGACCTGGTCACGGTCCAGACGCGGCGCATCGTGCTGGAGGCCGCGCTCCACGATGCCGTCCATCGCGAGCCGGCCGTCGACATCCGGCTCGGGGAGCCCGCCGAGGGGCTCGTCGTCGACCGGCACCCCGGCGGCGGTGGCGTTCCCCGGGTGACGGGGGTGCGGTCGCGGTCCGGGCGGTACGACGCGGATCTGGTGCTGGACGCCGGCGGGCGCCGCTCCCCGGTGCCGGGCTGGCTGGCCGGGGCGGGCTGCCGGGGCGCGGTCGTGGAGAACCACCGCACCGGGATCGCGTACTTCTGCCGCTGGTACCGGCTGCGGCCGGACGGGCCGCGGGATCCGGGGCGGGTGAAGGCGGGTTCGGTGGCCGCCTTCGCGGTCGGCGGGGTGTTCCCGTCCGACAACGGCACCTTCGCGGTGTTCCTGACGGTGTCCACCGCCGACCCCACCCGCGCCGCGCTCCTGGATGCCGAGGTCTTCGAACGGGTGGCCCGGACCTTTCCCGCGGTGGCCGCGTGGCTGGACCTGCGGCCCGAGGCGCTCTCCCGGGTGCTCGCCATGGGCGGCCTCGACAACCGCTGGACCGGGCTGTCCGACGCGGCCGGGCCCGTGGTCACCGGCCTGGTCGGCGTCGGCGACGCGGTCACGCACACCAATCCCACGATGGGGCAGGGCGTGGCGCTGGCCCTGTGGGCGGCGCAGTGGGTGGCCCGTCACGCGGCGCACGCCGCCGCGG harbors:
- a CDS encoding FG-GAP-like repeat-containing protein, which translates into the protein MGVRNAVAVVAAIVVGAGFVPLNAGPARAAAGTEVVFPADVAAQPRTVIPLSAGPTGYLRYEEGRGQFWSTYSGENHIIYNDLEGPEADGTYGAGADVVAAYRSRGAGQTGEIRLFDVAAGRNSYLALPVGHEYVGTYGTTVVTHSRTSPTAAPEWHLLRLVNGSVQDTEVVGWPEGAERPLKAVTGGADGVLVQYGRGAVLRPLWISLSTGVARPVGPDVPVGSASTVVSRDHVVEWTKDGKATVYAKDSTSQSGPLAVSQVVGLPYAEGDRLLGLAGDQLVVARASGQGGSTPYRLVTVPLDGGPEKAIFAYGRADAMPTPDGGLLVVAGSTPDGLGVQLIRSGAGGPTVGKLTDVTPATSRPHDLSFSQGTLESLEFLPDQLKGFRSRTVSVSGPLAVTGTGPAGDRGFDLADCGDSEGCPTLLATGDGRSVIMPSPNGGGDQMPSLVGPGGAEAVPLSVPGLSSFHVEDVSGRYALGRGSRADGSHAGFVTVDLDTGTLLASMPFSGEYADLYGDRVWGAGAVAGTVVSRDARTGTVKETVDLGSGCKAEDIKVTSHWLSWDCAGLPARGGVFDLEKKTNLTHLDPVSVLGDGFVGWRNGDDVRITDVRGATPVPVHTYSMAGDGEREQQYAIDTGTGRIAYQREADGDITVADLGIPASPMARIDSDVPASATVRGGVPSWAARWWLSKPAASWQLTLKSRATGATVRTLVGGEARGSVKAVWDGKDAAGRFVANGAYDWRLSAKPADGQGADLTASGSVKLSGSAAVLRDFVGNDGFGDLLAFTSAGVADFRGGTGDGTGAVHAKVSGSGWTGANTVTAAVPFGDVNGDRCNDVLVRVKSGELRAYKPSCGGALKPTTAFTKIGLGWNIYDALTSPGDLTGDGRADVIARETSTGYLYLYEQTSAGAFKARVKIGTGWKGYLLAGAGDLNGDGRGDLLARDAAGVLWRYAGTGKGTLAARVKVGGGWQVYNSLVGVGDVSGDGKADLLARDTAGVLWSYRGDGKGLFGYRAKVGGGWQMYSRLY
- a CDS encoding amino acid permease encodes the protein MTINPPGAPSEQPSPTTPQSLSKPGAATTSPPPGSDEARLAELGYTQVLARRMSAFSNYAVSFTIISVLSGCLTLYLFGMNTGGPVLITWGWVGVGLMTLFVGLAMAEICSAYPTSAGLYFWAHRLAPPRSAAAWAWFTGWFNVLGQVAVTAGIDFGAASFLGAYLNLQFDFEVTPGRTILLFAAILLLHGLLNTFGVRIVAILNSVSVWWHVLGVAVIVGALTFVPDSHQSASFVFTEFVNNTGWGSGFYVVMIGLLMAQYTFTGYDASAHMTEETHDAATAGPRGIVQSIWTSWIAGFVLLLGFTFAIQSYDGALASPTGAPPAQILLDALGATTGKLLLLVVIGAQLFCGMASVTANSRMIYAFSRDGALPFSRVWHTVSPRTRTPVAAVWLAASGALVLGLPYLINVTAYAAVTSIAVIGLYIAYVIPTLLRLLRGDDFRPGPWHLGRWSRPIGIVAVVWVAVITVLFMLPQVSPVTWETFNYAPVAVLVVLGFAATWWFASARHWFLNPDHKRTIARGNAR
- a CDS encoding NAD(P)/FAD-dependent oxidoreductase, whose amino-acid sequence is MTRVAVVGGGIGGLAVALFLGRRGHAVTVLERDGRRPGHDLDADFFDWRRPGVPQAVQPHGLLAPVRTVLREEAPDVYDAMLRMGAGERNELEWFAERPSARPGDEDLVTVQTRRIVLEAALHDAVHREPAVDIRLGEPAEGLVVDRHPGGGGVPRVTGVRSRSGRYDADLVLDAGGRRSPVPGWLAGAGCRGAVVENHRTGIAYFCRWYRLRPDGPRDPGRVKAGSVAAFAVGGVFPSDNGTFAVFLTVSTADPTRAALLDAEVFERVARTFPAVAAWLDLRPEALSRVLAMGGLDNRWTGLSDAAGPVVTGLVGVGDAVTHTNPTMGQGVALALWAAQWVARHAAHAAADPDAFAAGYHRWTGRTLRPWFDVQVAMDRANEARLARPARPVPGPPSETGRGGARDTASDAARDMAAVSACSWDDPVVMRARARIRHLVQPADQAYGTAEVRARVASWLAEHPDFTPGYDGPAREEWESAVGTRHDTP